A segment of the Candidatus Parvarchaeota archaeon genome:
GTACGCATCTTCAGGATGCAGTGCCAATTGGCATTGGCCAGGAGATAAAAAGCTGGTCAGATGCGCTGCTTAAGGACCTTGGGCTGCTGCGACAGACAAAAAATGGATTGTGCACAATCGGGCTTGGAGGGACCGCACTTGGAACAGGGATTGCTGCGCACCCAAAGTTCGCAAAATACGCTGCAGAGGAGCTTTCAAGGCTTACAGGATGCGAGATTGCAAGCGGCCAGAACAAGCCCGAGCTCACATCCAACATGAATGCATTGCTTGCCTTTTCCTCAGGCCTAAGGGCTGTTGCAGTCAGCTGCGCAAAGATGGCAAATGACTTCAAGCTTCTTGTCAGCGGCCCAAAGGCGGGGATTGCAGAGCTTGTAATCCCCGAAGTTGAACCCGGCTCTTCAATAATGCCCGGCAAAATCAACCCGTCAATACCAGAGATGCTAGAGATTGTTGCATATGATGCAATTGGCATGGACCATGCAGTTGCCCTGTCGTGTCTTGGAGGGCAGCTGGAGCTAAACGTGCTTACACCGTTGATTGCCAAAAACACACTTGAAAGCGCCATTGCGCTCTCAAACGGGATTGAAATATTTGAGAGGAGCTGCGCAAGGGGGCTTGAATACGACATTGCGGCATGCAAGAAAAACGTGGATGCGACATTCATTTTTGCAACAGCCCTAAACCCCTACTTGGGTTATCATGTTGTAGCCGAAATTGTCAAGGAGTCTGTAAAAAGCGGCCTTACCGTGTCGCAGGTTGTATTGAAGCACGGGCTTTTAGGAGAAGGTGAGCTGAGGGTGATTTTGGACCCCGGGGCTCTTACAAGCCCTGCGCCAATTGACACCATGCTTGCTGAAAAAATCAAGTCAGGCAAGGCCTACGCGGACTATCTCAAAAGGATAGGGAAATAGCCAAAACGGAATAATTTTGTTTTCTTGCCTAATTTTTTTGGCCTATTAAATATCTAGCCCTGCTTGTTATGTTTTTTTG
Coding sequences within it:
- a CDS encoding aspartate ammonia-lyase, encoding MENAQGKGNAKPGQRLERDALGVVQLDANSYFGSFTARAAQNFRFTGSALCTYKKAVIKIKLACALANCKCGLLEKSKADAIERACREIYEGKFDEYFPLGFYQAGAGTPFNMNANEVIANRANEILGAPLGSYRHIHPNNDVNMGQSSNDVTPTAIRVALLDALPRLEKAIEVLAETLEAKARKHAGRIKVGRTHLQDAVPIGIGQEIKSWSDALLKDLGLLRQTKNGLCTIGLGGTALGTGIAAHPKFAKYAAEELSRLTGCEIASGQNKPELTSNMNALLAFSSGLRAVAVSCAKMANDFKLLVSGPKAGIAELVIPEVEPGSSIMPGKINPSIPEMLEIVAYDAIGMDHAVALSCLGGQLELNVLTPLIAKNTLESAIALSNGIEIFERSCARGLEYDIAACKKNVDATFIFATALNPYLGYHVVAEIVKESVKSGLTVSQVVLKHGLLGEGELRVILDPGALTSPAPIDTMLAEKIKSGKAYADYLKRIGK